The Natrinema pellirubrum DSM 15624 region TAGAGCCGAGTGGACTCGTCGATCGGCACCAGCGAGTCGAGTTCGAGCCGGCAGTCGAGCCGCCCCGAGGCGTCGACGAAAAAGGAGCGGTCGTCCCGGCAGGCGACCTCGAGTTCGATCACACGATCGGACAACAGGAGGTTGCGCCGCCGGATCGCGGCGATGGCGTAGCCGACCTGTCGGCCGATCGTCGCGAGCCACGTTCGTTCGTCGTCCGCGAACGCTGCCGGCCGGTCGGTCGCGACCGCGAGCGTCCCGTAGACGGTATCGCCGTAAGCCAGCGGCACCCTCGCGAGCGTGCCCTCGAAAGACTCCCCACCGACGGTTGCCGCGACGTCGTCGGCCACGGTGACCGGCGGCTCACCGCCATCGGCCCCAGTGTCGGGGACGAACGCGGTACTCTCGAGGTCGACCGTCGGGTCGTCGCCGTCCCACTCTTCGGGGACGAGCCGGGAAACGGCGTCGGGTTCGATCCCGCTGGCGGCGCGCCACTCGCGGCGGCGATCGGAGAACGTCGCCCGATCGATCCAGGCGAACCGGTAGGCCCGGCCGTCGGTCAGGGTCGCGCAGGTGGCCGTCTCGACCTCCTCGTGGTCGGTCGCCTCGAGCAGCGCGTGGGTGACAGCCCGGTGTCGCCGGGCGACGGCGTACACACTCTCGAGTTCGTCGCGTCGGTCGCGGGCGGCCGCGAGTTCCTCGTGGGCGGCGGTGACGTCGCGGACGAAGACGGCGAAGCCGCGGTGGTGGCCCTGATCGTCCCGGAGCGGCGAGACGACCTCGGTCGCGCGGAACTGCGAGCCGTCCTTGTGGACGCGCCAGCCGTCGGTCTCGCAGCCGGATTCGTCGAGGGCGGTCGAGAGGGCCCGCTCGGGCGCGCCGTCGGCGACGGCGTCGTCGGTGTAAAACGTCGAGACGTGGGTGCCGACGATCTCGCCGGCCCGGTAGCCGAACATCGCGGCTGCGCTCCGGTTCCAGCGTTCGACGTAGCCGTCCGCGTCCAGCCGCAGGAGGGCGTACCGATCGCTTGCGGCCAACAGCAGCCGGATCACGCTGTCGTCGCTCACCGCGGGCCCGGACCCGTGGTCGCCGGACCGGGGGCCGGCCGGCCCCTCAACCGGGTCGAAGGCGTCGACGATCTCGGCGTCGGTCGGCTCGGGGAGATAGGTCTCGAGGGCTTCGAAACTGCGCCAGCCGCCGGCGGTCTTGACGACGCGGGGGTTGACGTCGTGGTCGACGAGGGCGGTGTGGGCGAAGTACTGCCGGAGGTCGCTGGTGGAGACGTCCGCGAGGGCGGGGTCGTCGAACAGCTCGCCGGCCCGGTCGGCGACGTCTGAGACGAGCATCTGGAGCCGCCGCGGCGTGACCGAGAAGATCCGATCCTCGGGCGAGAGATCGTTACTGCGGGCGTAGCGTCGGAGTTCGCGCTCGACGCGAGTCGGCAGGTAGGCGGTCCGTTCGTCCCGCTCGTCGTCGGTCGGTACCCGCACCAGATACCGGGGCGGGTCGATCCGGACCTGGTCGACGTGGTCGATGGTCAGCCGGGTCAGTTCGGCCGGCCGCAGCCCCACGTCGCCACAGAGTCGGATCACCAGCGCCTCGCGGTAGGTCTCCGCGGCGTCGAGGAGCGATTCGTACTCCCGCCGCCTGAGTACCGCCCCCGTGGTCCCCTCGAGACTCATGGCGTCTGGTTCGCCTATTCTGGCGACCCGAACATAATTGTATCGCCGATTCGGCGGCGCCACGAACGAGGCGGAGTCTACGGGACTGAATCGCGCACCAATCGCGTTTCGCGGTCGCTGAAAAGCCGAAATAGCTACCGGTCGCGGCCGCCGTCCGGCCCCTCGTCGCCGACCTCGGCCTGGATCTCGCCGACGATCTCTGGGTTGCGTAGGGCGCTCGTATCGCCCAGCGACTCCCCGTTAGCGACGTCCTCGAGCAGTCGGCGCATGATCTTGCCCGAGCGGGTCTTGGGCAGTTCCGGCGTGAAGACGAGTTCGGTCGGCGTCGCGATCGGCCCGATCGCCGCCGCGACGTTCTCGCGGATCGCCGCCCGGATCCGATCGCCGGGTTCGCGGCCGCTCTCGGTGCTGACGTAGGCGTAGATCTCGGTGTCGCCGGCCGGGCTCGAGCGGCCGACGACGGCGGCCTCGGCGACGCCGTCGACGTCGGTGATCGCGCTCTCGACCTCCATGGTGCCCAGCCGGTGACCGGAGACGTTGATCACGTCGTCGACCCGGCCGAGGACGGTGATGTAGCCGTCCTCGTCGATCCGGGCGGTGTCGCCGCTGAAGTAGCGCCAGTCGTCGGCCGCGGGGTCGGAAAAGCGCTGCCAGTACTCGGTGACGAACCGCTCGTCGTTGTCGTACAGCGTCTGTGCCATCCCCGGCCACGGCCGGTCGATGGTGAGATAGCCGGTCCGGCCGGGTTCGACGGGATTGCCGGCCTCGTCGACGACGTTCGCGTCGATGCCGGGCAGGGGCGGCCCCGCGGAGCCGGGCTTCATCTCGTCGACGCCGGGCAGCGTCGAGATCGTCACCGCGCCGGTCTCGGTCTGCCACCAGGTGTCGACGACTGGGCAGTCGCCGCCCCCGACGTGGTCGCGGTACCAGTTCCACGGCCGGGGGCTGATCGGCTCGCCGACGGAGCCCAGTAGCCGCAGCGAGGAGAGGTCGTGTTCGGTGGGGTACTCCTCGCCCCACTTCATGAACGCCCGGATCGCCGTCGGCGCGGTGTAGAAGACGTCGACGGCGTTGCGGTCGACGATTTCCCAGAGGCGGTCCCGGTCGGGATAGTCGGGGGTCCCTTCGTACATCACCGTCGTCGTTCCCAGCGCCAGCGGGCCGTAGACGATGTAGGAGTGGCCCGTGATCCAGCCGATATCGGCCGCACACCAGTAGGTGTCCGCGGGCTTGACGTCGAGGACGGCGTGGCTCGTCCAGGCGACGTGGGCGAGATAGCCGCCCGTCGAGTGGACGACGCCCTTCGGCTCGCCGGTCGTCCCCGACGTGTACATCAGAAACAGCATGTCCTCGGCGTCCCGCGAGACCGGCTCGACGGTCGCGCCGGCGAACGCGTCCCGAAGCTCGTGATAGTCGTACTCGTCGTCGCCGAGGACATGGGGCAGGTCGTCACCGAGTCGGTCGACGACGACCGTCCGCACGTCCTGCTCGAGCGCGAGCCGTGCGTTGTCGGCCTTGCTCTTCTGGTTGAACGCGTCGCCCCGGCGGTAGTAGCCGTCACAGGTCACGAGGAACTCGCTGTCGGCGGCGTCCATCCGCGTCGCCAAGGCGTCCGCGGAGAGTCCCGCGAAGACGACGCTGTGCGGTGCGCCGATGCGGGCACACGCCAGCATCGCGATCGGCAACTCGGGGATCATCGGCAGATAGATCGTCACGACGTCGTCCTCTTCGACGCCGAGATCGCGCAGCGCCGCCGCGAACTCGTTGACCTCGACGTAGAGGTCGCGGTAGGTGTAGGTGCGGCGCTCGCCCTGTTTGCCCTCCCAGCGGATCGCGGCGTGGTTCTTGCGCCCCGACTCGAGGTGTCGATCCAGACAGTTGTACGCGGCGTTGAGTCGTCCGTCGGGGAACCACCGATAGAAGGGGGCGTCCGCGTCCTCGAGGACGGTGTCGTAGGGCTCGTCCCACGAGAGCAGGTCCGCCGCGCGCGTCCAGCAGGACGGCCAGTCGGCCTCGAACGCCTCGTAGATCCCCGGATCGGAGACGTTCGCCTGCTCGACGAACGACGCCGGCGGGTCATGGGTAGTCCCGGTCGGCGCGGTGCCGTCCCGGTCCCACCCGTTCCGATCGACCATTTCGTCCGAACCGTCGTCGGTCAACGGAATAAACGTTCCTCCGAATCGCCAGCCGGTGGCCGGTTCCGACGGGGGTCACCGTTGCACAGACGGTTCCTGTCGGCCATTGTCAGAAGGGGCCAGGTCGGGCCGCGGTCCCAGCGGTAAATCGGTCCAACGGACCGTCTCAGAGGTCGTCCTGCGTCGAGTCGATGTCCGCGAGGTCCTCGGGGTCGACCTCGTGGCCGGGCTCGCGGACGACGTAGACGTCGTAGCGGTGGTCGCTCGCGACCGGGCTCCCGACGCTTGACTGGGGCGCGATCACCGAGCCGGCGTTCTCGGAGCCGATGAAGACCACGCTGGCCTCGATCTCGGCGGCGACCCGGCGGATCTCGCGGACGACGTTGGTCGTCGACGTCGCGGTCGGCTCGTCCGAGTCGACGCGCTCGGTCCGGACCGTCGCCTCGGGCGCGACCTCGTTGGCCCGATCCC contains the following coding sequences:
- a CDS encoding bacterio-opsin activator domain-containing protein, with protein sequence MSLEGTTGAVLRRREYESLLDAAETYREALVIRLCGDVGLRPAELTRLTIDHVDQVRIDPPRYLVRVPTDDERDERTAYLPTRVERELRRYARSNDLSPEDRIFSVTPRRLQMLVSDVADRAGELFDDPALADVSTSDLRQYFAHTALVDHDVNPRVVKTAGGWRSFEALETYLPEPTDAEIVDAFDPVEGPAGPRSGDHGSGPAVSDDSVIRLLLAASDRYALLRLDADGYVERWNRSAAAMFGYRAGEIVGTHVSTFYTDDAVADGAPERALSTALDESGCETDGWRVHKDGSQFRATEVVSPLRDDQGHHRGFAVFVRDVTAAHEELAAARDRRDELESVYAVARRHRAVTHALLEATDHEEVETATCATLTDGRAYRFAWIDRATFSDRRREWRAASGIEPDAVSRLVPEEWDGDDPTVDLESTAFVPDTGADGGEPPVTVADDVAATVGGESFEGTLARVPLAYGDTVYGTLAVATDRPAAFADDERTWLATIGRQVGYAIAAIRRRNLLLSDRVIELEVACRDDRSFFVDASGRLDCRLELDSLVPIDESTRLYYVRLADGSPGDVFDLAADDPAIEDCRLVETDEDGWRIEIVVEGSCPIGTLTEYGATVHEAIFDSGTATITAECAADADLRTILDGLRSAFPDSELVGKRETERAVQTAREFREGLEDRLTDRQEAALRAAYFGGYYDWPRESTAEEVADAMGVSSPTLHNHLRKGQHELLRTFFDDPDG
- the acs gene encoding acetate--CoA ligase; amino-acid sequence: MVDRNGWDRDGTAPTGTTHDPPASFVEQANVSDPGIYEAFEADWPSCWTRAADLLSWDEPYDTVLEDADAPFYRWFPDGRLNAAYNCLDRHLESGRKNHAAIRWEGKQGERRTYTYRDLYVEVNEFAAALRDLGVEEDDVVTIYLPMIPELPIAMLACARIGAPHSVVFAGLSADALATRMDAADSEFLVTCDGYYRRGDAFNQKSKADNARLALEQDVRTVVVDRLGDDLPHVLGDDEYDYHELRDAFAGATVEPVSRDAEDMLFLMYTSGTTGEPKGVVHSTGGYLAHVAWTSHAVLDVKPADTYWCAADIGWITGHSYIVYGPLALGTTTVMYEGTPDYPDRDRLWEIVDRNAVDVFYTAPTAIRAFMKWGEEYPTEHDLSSLRLLGSVGEPISPRPWNWYRDHVGGGDCPVVDTWWQTETGAVTISTLPGVDEMKPGSAGPPLPGIDANVVDEAGNPVEPGRTGYLTIDRPWPGMAQTLYDNDERFVTEYWQRFSDPAADDWRYFSGDTARIDEDGYITVLGRVDDVINVSGHRLGTMEVESAITDVDGVAEAAVVGRSSPAGDTEIYAYVSTESGREPGDRIRAAIRENVAAAIGPIATPTELVFTPELPKTRSGKIMRRLLEDVANGESLGDTSALRNPEIVGEIQAEVGDEGPDGGRDR
- a CDS encoding universal stress protein; this translates as MSLLVPFDGSALATRALERASTFGDLLDEEVVALTVIPDDPEYARDRGWITQGEPFDVDAIAAGIGDRANEVAPEATVRTERVDSDEPTATSTTNVVREIRRVAAEIEASVVFIGSENAGSVIAPQSSVGSPVASDHRYDVYVVREPGHEVDPEDLADIDSTQDDL